The following coding sequences are from one Musa acuminata AAA Group cultivar baxijiao chromosome BXJ2-4, Cavendish_Baxijiao_AAA, whole genome shotgun sequence window:
- the LOC135610922 gene encoding uncharacterized protein LOC135610922, translating to MNYPVQKNTLYVGGLAEEVNEAILHSAFIPFGDIKDVKTPLDQATQKHRSFGFVTFLEREDAAAAMDNMDGAELYGRVLTVNYAFPERIKGGEQGWAAQPIWADADTWFERQQQEEEMQRLQAEHQAAMRAAEELHRKKLAEEREGEKEEETEKMADPMAAAEAEVLTQSS from the exons ATGAACTACCCAGTGCAGAAGAACACCCTCTATGTAG GTGGGTTGGCGGAGGAGGTGAACGAGGCGATCCTGCACTCGGCGTTCATACCGTTCGGGGACATCAAGGACGTGAAGACGCCGCTGGACCAGGCCACCCAGAAGCACCGCTCCTTTGGCTTCGTCACCTTCCTCGAGCGCGAggacgccgccgccgccatggACAACATGGACGGCGCCGAGCTCTACGGCCGCGTCCTCACCGTCAATTACGCCTTCCCCGAGCGCATCAAGGGTGGCGAGCAAGGATGGGCCGCCCAGCCCA TTTGGGCTGATGCTGATACGTGGTTTGAGAGGCAACAGCAAGAGGAAGAAATGCAGCGCCTGCAGGCGGAACACCAAGCTGCAATGCGAGCAGCTGAGGAGCTTCATCGGAAGAAGCTGGCGGAAGAGAGAGAaggggaaaaggaagaagaaacagAAAAGATGGCTGATCCCATGGCAGCAGCTGAAGCGGAAGTCCTGACACAGAGCAGTTAA